The following are encoded in a window of Arthrobacter sp. NicSoilB4 genomic DNA:
- a CDS encoding ABC transporter ATP-binding protein: MLWKLLVEYLRPQQRLLLAVVVFQLAQSIASLYLPTLNADIIDQGVAKGDTEYILHTGGVMLLVTLLQIACAIAAVYFGAKAAMAMGRDVRGAIFSRVAAFSEQEVTRFGAPSLITRSTNDVQQVQQLVLMSATLMVAAPMLCIGGVIMAIRQDLQLSWLIAVSVPVLLTGVGLIITRMVPLFRLMQTRIDTVNRVLREQLTGIRVVRAFVREDVETARFARANEDVTDTALRAGRLMALAFPVVMLVLNVSSVAVIWFGAFRIQDGSMQVGTMIAFLSYLMQILMSVMMATFMAIMIPRAAVSADRIGAVLGTESSVRPPEHPVGFAGRTGRGELEMRDVGFAYPGAEQPVLSGIGFTARAGQTTAIIGATGSGKTTLVNLMPRLFDATSGSVMIDGVDVRELHPDLLWGHIGLVPQKPYLFSGTVRSNLLYGKPDATEDELWRALSIAQAEDFVREMEGGLDAPVSQGGTNVSGGQRQRIAIARALVKRPELYIFDDSFSSLDTATDARLRQALKQHTAGATLVIIAQRVSSIVDADQILVLDGGRIVAHGTHEELLETSETYREIVNSQLAAEEAA, encoded by the coding sequence ATGCTCTGGAAACTGCTCGTTGAATATCTGCGGCCGCAGCAGCGGCTGCTGCTCGCCGTCGTCGTCTTCCAGTTGGCGCAGTCCATCGCCTCGCTGTACCTGCCCACCCTGAACGCGGACATCATCGACCAGGGCGTGGCGAAGGGGGACACGGAGTACATCCTGCACACCGGCGGCGTGATGCTGCTGGTCACCCTGCTGCAGATCGCCTGCGCCATCGCGGCCGTGTACTTCGGGGCGAAGGCGGCGATGGCGATGGGCCGGGACGTGCGCGGGGCGATCTTCAGCCGGGTGGCGGCATTCTCCGAGCAGGAGGTCACCCGCTTCGGCGCGCCGAGCCTCATCACCCGCTCCACCAACGACGTCCAGCAGGTCCAGCAGCTGGTGCTCATGTCGGCCACCCTCATGGTGGCCGCGCCCATGCTCTGCATCGGCGGGGTGATCATGGCGATCCGGCAGGACCTGCAGCTGTCCTGGCTGATCGCCGTCAGCGTGCCGGTGCTGCTGACCGGGGTGGGGCTGATCATCACCCGGATGGTGCCGCTGTTCCGGCTCATGCAGACCCGGATCGACACCGTGAACCGGGTGCTCCGTGAACAGCTCACCGGCATCCGCGTGGTCCGCGCGTTCGTCCGCGAGGACGTGGAGACCGCCCGCTTCGCCCGGGCCAACGAGGACGTCACGGACACCGCGCTGCGCGCCGGCCGGCTGATGGCGCTCGCGTTCCCCGTCGTGATGCTGGTGCTGAACGTCTCGTCCGTGGCGGTGATCTGGTTCGGCGCGTTCCGGATCCAGGACGGCTCCATGCAGGTGGGGACCATGATCGCGTTCCTGAGCTACCTTATGCAGATCCTGATGTCCGTCATGATGGCGACGTTCATGGCGATCATGATCCCGCGCGCGGCAGTCTCCGCGGACCGGATCGGCGCAGTGCTGGGCACGGAATCCAGCGTCCGGCCGCCGGAGCATCCGGTGGGCTTTGCCGGCCGCACCGGCCGCGGCGAACTGGAGATGCGCGACGTCGGGTTCGCCTACCCGGGTGCCGAGCAGCCGGTCCTGTCCGGGATCGGCTTCACCGCCCGGGCGGGCCAGACGACGGCGATCATCGGCGCCACCGGCTCCGGCAAGACCACCCTCGTGAACTTGATGCCGCGGCTCTTCGACGCGACGTCGGGCTCGGTGATGATCGACGGCGTGGACGTGCGGGAGCTGCACCCGGACCTGCTCTGGGGCCACATCGGCCTGGTCCCGCAGAAGCCGTACCTGTTCTCCGGCACGGTCCGCAGCAACCTGCTCTACGGCAAGCCCGACGCCACCGAGGACGAACTCTGGCGGGCGCTGTCCATCGCGCAGGCGGAGGACTTCGTCCGGGAGATGGAGGGCGGGCTGGACGCGCCCGTCTCGCAGGGCGGCACCAACGTCTCCGGCGGGCAGCGGCAGCGGATCGCAATTGCCCGGGCGCTGGTGAAGCGACCCGAGCTCTACATCTTCGACGACTCCTTCTCCTCGCTGGACACCGCCACCGACGCCCGGCTCCGGCAGGCGCTCAAGCAGCACACCGCCGGCGCCACCCTGGTGATCATCGCCCAGCGGGTCTCCAGCATTGTGGACGCGGACCAGATCCTGGTGCTCGACGGCGGGCGGATCGTCGCTCACGGCACGCACGAGGAGCTGCTGGAGACCTCGGAGACGTACCGGGAGATTGTGAACTCGCAGCTCGCGGCGGAGGAGGCGGCATGA